The sequence TTTTGTCCCCGGTCCTTTCGTACCTGCGCTCCGCTGGCCGGACTCGGTGTGTACTGCTCGCGATCGGTCATCTTCTTCTCGTTGTCTTTCTTTTCGTTAGTGTCGATTGATCCATGCGATCGAGGTGGCGTTCGAGAGCATCTACGCGAGCGGACCAGAACCGGCGGAACGGAGCCAGCCAGGCTTCCACCTCCTGAAGAGGTTCAGGTTTCAGCCGGTAGAGACGGCGCTGTGCGTCCACCGTGGATTCTACGAAACCGGCCTCGCGCAGCACTCGCAGGTGCTTTGACACGGTCGGCTGCGGCATACGAAGCTGACGCTCGATCTCTCCCACCGACTGTTGTGACGAGACCAGGAGGCCCAATATCGCGCGGCGATTCGGCTCCGCAATGATTTCGAATACAGATTCCACTCTCTTAATATACTCCACAGAGCATATACGTGTCAAGGTATATAAAGGCAGGCGGCCAGGCGGCGGTTTCAGTCGGCTTGCGGGGATGCGCCGTGCGATGCGTTTTTAGCGGGTGCGATTCAGAGCGCATCTTTTCGATCCGATCATTGCAAAGCGGAACGACGAAGGCGGGTAAAGTAAACCTAATGGAGTCGATAGATTTAATGAATTTGACGATACCAACCCAGCCCTGTAATTTGGAACTTGTTTAAATCAACGAAGGTCAGGCAGCTCAAAGCCCCGACCCACTGGACCTCCAAAAACCATGGCAAAATACAAACTCGAATATATCTGGCTTGACGGCAAGACTCCCGTTCCCGACCTGCGCGGCAAGACTCTGCTGAAGGCCTTTGACCATCCACCCACTCTTGCTGATGTACCCAATTGGGGTTTTGACGGCAGCTCTACCATGCAGGCCGAGGGCAAAAGCTCTGACTGCGTGCTAAAACCTGTGGCTCTGTATCCTGATGGAAGCCGCAAAGACGCTTATATCGTTCTTAGTGAAGTCATGCACCCGGATGGCACCCCGCATTCCACCAATGCACGCGCTACCATCGAGAATGACCCTGACTTGTGGATTGGTTTTGAGCAGGAGTACTTCCTCTACAAAGATGGGCGTCCTCTGGGCTTCCCGGAAGAAGGCTACCCTGGCCCGCAAGGCCCATACTACTGCGGCGTTGGCTACAAATACATGGGCAGCGTGGCCCGTCAAATCGTCGAGGAACATCTGGAACTCTGTCTCCACGCCGGCATCAATCATGAAGGCATCAACGCTGAAGTCGCTAAAGGCCAGTGGGAATTTCAGATCTTTGCCAAGGGCTCTGCCAAAGCCGCCGATGATACCTGGACCGCTCGCTATTTGATGATGCGTCTCTGTGAGAAATACGAAGTGGATATGGTGTTGTATTGCAAACCCATCAAAGGCGACTGGAATGGGTCTGGCATGCACTGCAACTTCTCGAATAAATACCTCCGCGAAGTCGGCGGCAAGGAATACTTTGAGGCCGTCATGAAGGCGTTCTCCGACAACATCGCGGCCCACATCGGTGTGTATGGCCCAGATAACCATCTGCGTTTGACAGGCCACCACGAAACGCAAGCCATTGACAAGTTC comes from Terriglobales bacterium and encodes:
- a CDS encoding metalloregulator ArsR/SmtB family transcription factor, producing the protein MESVFEIIAEPNRRAILGLLVSSQQSVGEIERQLRMPQPTVSKHLRVLREAGFVESTVDAQRRLYRLKPEPLQEVEAWLAPFRRFWSARVDALERHLDRMDQSTLTKRKTTRRR